A genomic segment from uncultured Erythrobacter sp. encodes:
- the wrbA gene encoding NAD(P)H:quinone oxidoreductase, translated as MTKVLVLYYSSYGHIEAMAAAVAEGAASVPGTEVFVKRVPELVSDEVAKGAGIKLDQAAPLADPNELADYDAVIFGTPTRFGNMAAQMRNFLDQTGGLWFSKALVGKVGSVFVSTASQHGGQETTITSFHTTLLHHGMVIVGLPYTFEGNSEMGEISGGTPYGASTLAGNDGSRMPSANELAGARFQGAHVATIAGKLAA; from the coding sequence ATGACCAAGGTGCTGGTGCTCTACTATTCGAGCTATGGCCATATCGAGGCGATGGCCGCTGCGGTTGCCGAAGGCGCTGCCAGCGTTCCCGGCACCGAGGTGTTTGTGAAGCGCGTTCCCGAATTGGTGTCCGATGAGGTCGCCAAGGGTGCGGGGATCAAGCTCGATCAGGCGGCCCCCCTTGCCGACCCGAACGAGCTGGCCGATTATGACGCAGTCATCTTCGGCACCCCCACCCGTTTTGGCAACATGGCGGCGCAGATGCGCAACTTCCTCGATCAGACCGGCGGGCTGTGGTTCAGCAAGGCACTGGTCGGCAAGGTGGGGAGCGTGTTCGTCTCCACCGCCAGCCAGCACGGCGGGCAGGAGACGACCATCACCTCGTTCCACACAACGCTGCTGCATCACGGCATGGTGATCGTCGGCCTCCCCTACACCTTCGAAGGCAATTCGGAGATGGGAGAAATCAGCGGCGGCACCCCCTATGGCGCGTCGACGCTTGCGGGTAATGACGGCAGCCGGATGCCGAGCGCCAACGAGTTGGCCGGGGCCCGTTTCCAGGGCGCCCATGTCGCCACCATCGCGGGCAAGCTGGCCGCCTGA